The following coding sequences are from one Oryzisolibacter sp. LB2S window:
- a CDS encoding GMP reductase gives MEIFDYDNILLLPRKCRVQSRSECDTSVELGGRRFKLPVVPANMKTVVDEKICAWLAQNGYFYVMHRFDLDNVQFVRDMRAKGCFASISLGIKQADYATVDRLKAEGLTPEFITIDIAHGHSDSVRDMIGYLKQHLPQAFVIAGNVATPEAVIDLENWGADATKVGVGPGKVCITKLKTGFGTGGWQLSAMKWCARVATKPIIADGGIRSHGDIAKSIRFGATMVMIGSLFAGHEESPGKTVEVDGELFKEYYGSASDFNKGEYKHVEGKRILEPIKGKLADTLIEMEQDVQSSISYAGGRKLMDIRKVNYVILGGDNAGEHLLM, from the coding sequence ATGGAAATCTTCGATTACGACAACATCCTGCTGCTGCCGCGCAAGTGCCGCGTGCAAAGCCGCTCGGAATGCGACACCAGCGTGGAGCTCGGCGGCAGGCGCTTCAAGCTGCCCGTGGTGCCGGCCAACATGAAGACCGTGGTGGACGAGAAGATCTGCGCCTGGCTGGCCCAGAACGGCTACTTCTACGTCATGCACCGCTTCGACCTGGACAACGTGCAGTTCGTGCGCGACATGCGCGCCAAGGGGTGCTTTGCCTCGATCTCGCTGGGCATCAAGCAGGCCGACTACGCCACCGTGGACCGCCTCAAGGCCGAGGGCCTGACGCCCGAGTTCATCACCATCGACATCGCCCACGGCCATTCCGACAGCGTGCGCGACATGATCGGCTACCTCAAGCAACACCTGCCTCAGGCCTTCGTGATCGCCGGCAACGTGGCCACGCCCGAGGCCGTGATCGACCTGGAGAACTGGGGCGCCGACGCCACCAAGGTCGGCGTGGGCCCGGGCAAGGTCTGCATCACCAAGCTCAAGACCGGCTTTGGCACGGGCGGCTGGCAGCTGTCGGCCATGAAGTGGTGCGCACGCGTGGCCACCAAGCCCATCATTGCCGACGGCGGCATCCGCAGCCACGGCGACATCGCCAAGAGCATCCGCTTCGGCGCCACCATGGTCATGATTGGCTCGCTGTTCGCGGGCCATGAGGAGTCGCCCGGCAAGACCGTCGAGGTTGATGGCGAACTGTTCAAGGAGTACTACGGCTCGGCCAGCGACTTCAACAAGGGCGAGTACAAGCATGTCGAGGGCAAGCGCATCCTCGAGCCCATCAAGGGCAAGCTGGCCGACACCCTCATCGAGATGGAGCAGGACGTGCAGAGCTCCATCAGCTACGCCGGCGGCCGAAAGCTCATGGACATCCGCAAGGTCAACTATGTGATCCTGGGCGGCGACAACGCGGGCGAGCATCTTTTGATGTGA
- the lgt gene encoding prolipoprotein diacylglyceryl transferase, which produces MLMYPHIDPVALQIGPVAVHWYGLTYLAGFALFMFLGLRRLHHEPYASLKGEQAWSRKDVEDILFLGVVGVVVGGRLGYCLFYKPGYYLAHPLEVFYVWQGGMSFHGGLLGVIGAMLWFAHSRRRPWLQVADFVAPCVPTGLAAGRIGNFINGELWGRFAPQDLPWGMVFPQSGSMLPRHPSQIYQFLLEGLLLFVLLWLYARRPRKRGEVAAAFLVGYGVLRFAAEYFREPDSFLGLLSLGMSMGQWLCVPMVLAGVGLWLWAQKRAG; this is translated from the coding sequence ATGCTGATGTACCCGCATATCGATCCCGTGGCGCTGCAGATCGGACCCGTGGCCGTCCACTGGTATGGACTGACCTATCTGGCCGGCTTTGCGCTGTTCATGTTCCTTGGGCTGCGCCGCCTGCACCACGAACCCTATGCCTCGCTCAAGGGCGAGCAGGCCTGGTCCCGCAAGGACGTGGAGGACATTCTGTTTCTCGGCGTGGTCGGCGTGGTCGTGGGGGGGCGCCTGGGCTACTGCCTGTTCTACAAGCCGGGCTACTACCTCGCTCACCCACTGGAGGTCTTCTACGTCTGGCAGGGCGGCATGAGCTTTCACGGCGGACTGCTGGGCGTGATCGGCGCGATGCTGTGGTTTGCGCATTCGCGCCGCAGGCCCTGGCTGCAGGTGGCGGACTTCGTCGCACCCTGTGTGCCCACGGGGCTGGCGGCCGGGCGCATAGGCAACTTCATCAACGGCGAACTCTGGGGGCGCTTTGCGCCGCAGGATCTGCCCTGGGGCATGGTGTTCCCGCAGAGCGGCAGCATGCTGCCGCGCCACCCTTCGCAGATCTACCAGTTCCTGCTCGAAGGCCTGCTGCTGTTCGTGCTGCTGTGGCTGTACGCGCGGCGCCCGCGCAAGCGCGGCGAGGTGGCTGCGGCCTTTCTCGTCGGCTATGGCGTGCTGCGCTTTGCGGCCGAGTATTTCCGCGAGCCCGACAGCTTTCTGGGCCTGTTGTCGCTGGGCATGAGCATGGGGCAGTGGCTGTGCGTGCCCATGGTGCTGGCCGGCGTAGGGCTGTGGCTCTGGGCACAGAAGAGGGCTGGGTAG
- the bfr gene encoding bacterioferritin, whose translation MQGHPDVIACLTDLLRGELAARDQYFIHSRQYEDQGFVRLYERLDHEMQEETQHADAILRRILLLEGKPDMRPHAFTPGDTVQEMLRKDLDTEYSVRKHLMDAIALCETHRDYVSRDLLLAQLRDTEEDHAYWLEKQIGLIDKMGLQNYLQSQADGVAD comes from the coding sequence ATGCAAGGCCATCCCGACGTCATCGCCTGCCTCACAGACCTGCTGCGGGGCGAACTGGCCGCGCGCGACCAGTACTTCATCCATTCGCGTCAATACGAGGACCAGGGCTTCGTGCGCCTGTACGAACGCCTGGACCACGAGATGCAGGAAGAGACGCAGCATGCCGACGCCATCCTGCGCCGCATCCTGCTGCTCGAGGGCAAACCGGACATGCGCCCGCACGCCTTCACACCGGGCGACACGGTGCAGGAGATGCTGCGCAAGGACCTGGACACCGAATACTCCGTGCGCAAGCACCTGATGGACGCCATCGCCCTGTGCGAGACGCACCGCGACTACGTGAGCCGCGACCTGCTGCTGGCCCAGTTGCGCGACACCGAGGAAGACCACGCCTACTGGCTGGAGAAGCAGATCGGCCTGATCGACAAGATGGGCCTGCAGAATTACCTGCAAAGCCAGGCCGACGGCGTGGCCGACTGA
- a CDS encoding IS5 family transposase (programmed frameshift), with protein sequence MEITPEQFAKIEHCLPTQRGNVSLSNLQVVNAILYVAEHGCKWRGLPKRFGNWHTIYTRMNRWTKAGVLDRMFEELQKAQVVRIKIEAVSLDSTSIKVHPDGTGAPKKNGPQSIGKSRGGWTTKIHMVAADARTAITFSLSPGQAGDAPQGRELLASLGAPNRPLHLLMDKAYEGNETRQLALDLGYIPVVPPLRTRVEPWEYDREMYKRRNEVERLFRRLKGFRRIFTRFEKLDIMFLGFISFVLVADGLRMC encoded by the exons ATGGAGATAACGCCAGAACAATTCGCCAAGATCGAGCACTGCCTTCCCACGCAGCGAGGAAACGTCAGCCTGAGCAACTTGCAGGTCGTCAACGCCATCCTCTACGTAGCCGAGCATGGCTGCAAGTGGCGTGGACTGCCCAAGCGCTTCGGTAACTGGCACACGATCTACACGCGCATGAACCGCTGGACCAAGGCTGGGGTCCTCGACAGAATGTTCGAGGAACTGCAGAAGGCTCAGGTTGTGCGCATCAAGATCGAGGCGGTGTCACTGGACTCCACAAGCATCAAGGTGCACCCAGACGGCACGGGCGCGC CTAAAAAAAACGGCCCCCAATCCATCGGCAAGTCTCGAGGTGGATGGACAACCAAGATTCATATGGTTGCCGCGGATGCTCGAACGGCCATAACGTTCTCACTGTCGCCGGGCCAGGCCGGCGATGCCCCACAAGGGCGCGAACTGCTCGCCAGCCTGGGCGCCCCGAACCGGCCGCTGCACCTGCTCATGGACAAGGCCTACGAGGGCAACGAGACGCGCCAGTTGGCGCTCGATTTGGGCTACATCCCCGTCGTGCCACCGCTGCGTACCCGCGTCGAGCCTTGGGAGTACGACCGCGAGATGTACAAGCGCCGCAACGAGGTTGAGCGTCTATTCCGCCGCCTCAAGGGCTTCCGGCGCATCTTCACGCGGTTCGAGAAACTCGACATCATGTTCCTCGGCTTCATCAGCTTTGTACTCGTCGCTGATGGGCTTCGGATGTGTTAA
- a CDS encoding PaaI family thioesterase has product MNPLHDRIAASFNAQGLMTTLGARLVLVQEGEVHIELPFSSHLTQQQGFVHAGAITSIVDNACGYAALTRSPPGTEVVTAEFKTNFMRPAIGERFLAVGRVENAGRMLTVCSGEVRAYAGAGPDYKVVALMQATMVCVPG; this is encoded by the coding sequence ATGAACCCGCTGCACGACCGCATCGCCGCCAGCTTCAACGCCCAGGGACTGATGACCACGCTGGGCGCGCGCCTGGTGCTGGTGCAGGAAGGGGAGGTGCATATCGAGCTGCCGTTCTCCAGCCACCTCACGCAGCAGCAGGGTTTTGTGCACGCCGGTGCCATCACGAGCATCGTGGACAACGCCTGCGGCTATGCGGCGCTGACCCGCTCGCCACCGGGCACCGAAGTGGTCACGGCGGAGTTCAAGACCAACTTCATGCGACCCGCCATCGGCGAGCGCTTTCTGGCCGTGGGTCGCGTGGAGAACGCGGGGCGCATGCTCACCGTGTGCTCGGGCGAGGTGCGGGCCTACGCGGGCGCTGGACCGGACTACAAGGTCGTGGCGCTGATGCAGGCCACCATGGTCTGCGTGCCGGGCTAG
- the ilvD gene encoding dihydroxy-acid dehydratase, translating into MPAYRSKTSTHGRNMAGARALWRATGMKDADFSKPIIAVVNSFTQFVPGHVHLKDLGQLVAREIEAAGGVAKEFNTIAVDDGIAMGHDGMLYSLPSRDVIADSVEYMVNAHCADAMVCISNCDKITPGMLMAAMRLNIPVIFVSGGPMEAGKARLAVPGQATVTITKKLDLIDAMVMAADDKASDADVAEVERSACPTCGSCSGMFTANSMNCLTEALGLSLPGNGTVVATHADREQLFRRAGRRIVELARQYYEGGDERILPRSVGFKAFENAMTLDIAMGGSTNTILHLLAIAQEAEIAFSMADIDRLSRSVPQLCKVAPNTDKYHIEDVHRAGGIYAILGELERAGKLHTDVPTIHAPTLGEALAQWDVTRTDDEAVHTFYKAGPGGVPTQVAFSQNARWPSLDLDRALGCIRSYDHAFSKEGGLAVLTGNIAQDGCVVKTAGVDESILVFEGPAHVVESQDEAVEHILGDQVKAGDVVIVRYEGPKGGPGMQEMLYPTSYIKSKGLGKACALLTDGRFSGGTSGLSIGHCSPEAAAGGAIGLVRNGDRIRIDIPNRSINVLVSDDVLARRRAEQDAVGWKPAQPRPRKVSAALKAYAKLVTSADKGAVRDLSLLD; encoded by the coding sequence ATGCCCGCATACCGTTCCAAGACATCCACCCATGGCCGCAACATGGCCGGTGCCCGCGCCCTGTGGCGCGCCACCGGCATGAAGGACGCCGACTTCTCCAAGCCCATCATTGCCGTGGTCAACTCCTTCACCCAGTTCGTGCCCGGCCATGTGCACCTGAAGGACCTGGGCCAGCTGGTCGCGCGCGAGATCGAGGCCGCCGGCGGCGTGGCCAAGGAGTTCAACACCATCGCCGTGGACGACGGCATCGCCATGGGCCATGACGGCATGCTGTACTCGCTGCCCAGCCGCGATGTGATTGCCGACAGCGTGGAATACATGGTCAACGCGCACTGCGCCGACGCCATGGTCTGCATCAGCAACTGCGACAAGATCACCCCCGGCATGCTCATGGCCGCGATGCGGCTCAATATCCCCGTGATCTTCGTCTCCGGCGGGCCGATGGAGGCCGGCAAGGCCAGGCTCGCCGTGCCCGGCCAGGCGACGGTGACCATCACCAAGAAGCTCGACCTGATTGACGCCATGGTCATGGCCGCCGACGACAAGGCCAGCGATGCCGACGTGGCGGAGGTCGAGCGCAGCGCCTGCCCGACCTGCGGCTCGTGCTCGGGCATGTTCACTGCCAACTCCATGAACTGCCTGACCGAGGCGCTCGGCCTGTCCCTTCCCGGCAACGGCACGGTGGTGGCCACGCATGCCGACCGCGAGCAGCTGTTCAGGCGCGCCGGCCGGCGCATCGTGGAGTTGGCGCGCCAGTACTACGAGGGCGGCGACGAGCGTATCCTGCCGCGCTCGGTGGGCTTCAAGGCCTTCGAGAACGCCATGACGCTCGATATCGCCATGGGCGGATCGACCAACACCATCCTGCACCTGCTGGCCATCGCCCAGGAGGCGGAGATCGCCTTCTCCATGGCGGACATCGACCGCCTCTCGCGCAGCGTGCCGCAGCTGTGCAAGGTGGCGCCCAACACCGACAAGTACCACATCGAGGACGTGCACCGCGCGGGCGGCATCTACGCCATCCTGGGCGAGCTCGAGCGTGCGGGCAAGCTGCACACCGACGTGCCCACCATCCACGCCCCCACGCTGGGCGAGGCGCTGGCGCAGTGGGATGTGACGCGCACCGACGACGAGGCCGTGCATACCTTCTACAAGGCCGGCCCCGGCGGCGTGCCCACGCAGGTGGCCTTCAGCCAGAACGCGCGCTGGCCCAGCCTGGACCTGGACCGCGCCCTGGGCTGCATCCGCTCCTACGACCATGCCTTCAGCAAGGAAGGCGGCCTGGCCGTGCTGACGGGCAACATTGCGCAGGACGGCTGCGTCGTCAAGACCGCGGGTGTCGATGAATCCATTCTGGTGTTCGAGGGCCCGGCCCATGTGGTCGAGAGCCAGGACGAGGCCGTCGAGCACATCCTGGGCGACCAGGTCAAGGCGGGCGACGTGGTCATCGTGCGCTACGAAGGCCCCAAGGGCGGCCCCGGCATGCAGGAAATGCTCTACCCGACGAGCTACATCAAGAGCAAGGGTCTGGGCAAGGCCTGTGCGCTCCTGACCGACGGGCGCTTCTCGGGAGGCACCTCGGGCCTGTCGATAGGCCATTGCTCGCCCGAGGCCGCGGCCGGTGGCGCCATCGGCCTGGTGCGAAACGGCGACCGCATCCGCATCGACATTCCCAACCGCAGCATCAACGTGCTGGTCAGCGACGACGTGCTGGCCCGCCGCCGCGCCGAGCAGGACGCCGTCGGCTGGAAGCCCGCCCAGCCGCGCCCGCGCAAGGTGTCGGCCGCGCTCAAGGCCTACGCCAAGCTGGTGACCAGCGCCGACAAGGGTGCGGTGCGTGACCTGTCGCTGCTCGACTGA
- the ilvD gene encoding dihydroxy-acid dehydratase — MTDSAPLNRRSAHITQGKARAPNRSMYYGMGYTEADFDKPMVGVANGHSTITPCNSGLQKLADAAVEGIREAGGNAQTFGTPTISDGMAMGTEGMKYSLVSREVIADCVETCVQGQWMDGCVVIGGCDKNMPGGMMGMLRANVPSIYVYGGTIEPGCLHGCDLNIVSVFEAVGENAAGKISDKELKDIEQHAIPGTGSCGGMYTANTMSSAFEALGMSLPYSSTMANPHQEKVDSARESARVLIEAIRRDLKPRDIVTRQSIENAVAVIMAVGGSTNAVLHFLAIAHAAGVEWSIDDFERMRKKVPVFCDLKPSGKYLAVDLHRAGGIPQVMKMLLNAGLLHGDCMTITGKTIAETLKDVPDEPRADQDVIRPITQPLYAQGHLAILKGNLSPEGSVAKITGLKNPVITGPARVFDDEQSALAAILSGKIKPGDVMVLRYLGPKGGPGMPEMLAPTSALIGEGLGESVGLITDGRFSGGTWGMVVGHVAPEAFVGGTIALVHEDDSITIDAHQLLLQLNVSDEELARRRAGWAPPAPRYTRGVQAKFAFNAASASKGAVLDLFDPPGSKA, encoded by the coding sequence ATGACCGATTCCGCGCCCCTGAACCGCCGCTCGGCCCACATCACTCAGGGCAAGGCGCGCGCGCCCAACCGCTCCATGTATTACGGCATGGGCTACACCGAGGCAGACTTCGACAAGCCCATGGTCGGCGTGGCCAATGGCCACAGCACCATCACGCCCTGCAACAGCGGCCTGCAGAAGCTGGCCGATGCGGCCGTCGAGGGCATACGCGAGGCGGGTGGCAATGCCCAGACCTTTGGCACGCCCACGATCAGCGACGGCATGGCCATGGGCACCGAGGGCATGAAGTACAGCCTGGTGAGCCGCGAGGTCATCGCCGACTGTGTCGAGACCTGCGTGCAGGGCCAGTGGATGGACGGCTGCGTGGTCATAGGCGGCTGCGACAAGAACATGCCCGGCGGCATGATGGGCATGCTGCGTGCCAACGTGCCCAGCATCTATGTCTATGGCGGCACCATAGAGCCCGGCTGCCTGCATGGCTGCGACCTGAACATCGTGAGCGTGTTCGAGGCCGTAGGCGAGAACGCCGCGGGCAAGATCAGCGACAAGGAATTGAAGGATATCGAGCAGCACGCCATTCCCGGCACGGGTTCCTGCGGCGGCATGTACACGGCCAACACCATGTCCTCGGCCTTCGAGGCCCTGGGCATGAGCCTGCCCTACTCCTCCACCATGGCCAATCCGCACCAGGAAAAGGTCGATTCCGCGCGCGAGTCGGCCAGGGTGCTGATAGAGGCCATACGCCGCGACCTCAAGCCCCGCGACATCGTCACGCGCCAATCCATCGAGAACGCCGTGGCCGTCATCATGGCCGTGGGCGGCTCCACGAACGCCGTGCTGCACTTCCTGGCCATCGCCCACGCGGCGGGCGTCGAATGGTCCATCGACGATTTCGAGCGCATGCGCAAGAAGGTGCCGGTGTTCTGCGACCTCAAGCCCAGCGGCAAATACCTGGCCGTGGACCTGCACAGGGCCGGCGGCATTCCCCAGGTCATGAAGATGCTGCTGAACGCGGGCCTCTTGCACGGCGACTGCATGACCATCACCGGCAAAACTATTGCCGAGACCCTCAAGGACGTGCCCGACGAGCCGCGGGCCGACCAGGACGTGATCCGGCCCATCACCCAGCCGCTCTATGCGCAGGGGCACCTCGCCATCCTCAAGGGCAACCTGAGTCCCGAGGGTTCGGTGGCCAAGATCACCGGCCTCAAGAACCCGGTCATCACCGGGCCGGCGCGCGTGTTCGACGACGAGCAGTCGGCCCTGGCCGCCATCCTGTCGGGAAAGATCAAGCCCGGCGACGTGATGGTGCTGCGCTACCTCGGCCCCAAGGGAGGGCCCGGCATGCCCGAGATGTTGGCACCCACGAGCGCACTCATCGGCGAGGGCCTGGGCGAGAGCGTGGGCCTGATCACCGACGGGCGCTTTTCCGGCGGCACCTGGGGCATGGTCGTGGGCCATGTCGCGCCCGAGGCCTTTGTCGGCGGCACCATCGCCCTGGTGCACGAGGACGACAGCATCACCATAGACGCCCATCAGTTGCTGCTGCAGCTGAACGTGAGCGACGAGGAACTGGCGCGCCGCCGCGCCGGCTGGGCCCCGCCCGCGCCACGCTACACGCGCGGCGTGCAGGCCAAATTCGCCTTCAATGCGGCGAGCGCCAGCAAGGGAGCTGTGCTCGATCTGTTCGACCCACCGGGGAGCAAGGCTTGA
- a CDS encoding TIGR04438 family Trp-rich protein, which produces MYALLLGVLLILLKFLEIGPVANWSWWWVLSPLAGAVVWWAWADATGYTKRKAMEKMEQRKQDRINKQKEALGMRRRTR; this is translated from the coding sequence ATGTACGCGTTGCTTTTGGGCGTTTTGCTGATTTTGCTCAAATTCCTGGAGATAGGGCCGGTGGCGAACTGGTCGTGGTGGTGGGTGTTGTCGCCGCTTGCCGGGGCCGTGGTCTGGTGGGCCTGGGCCGATGCCACGGGCTATACCAAGCGCAAGGCCATGGAAAAAATGGAGCAGCGCAAGCAGGATCGCATCAACAAGCAAAAGGAGGCGCTCGGCATGCGCCGCAGGACGCGCTGA
- a CDS encoding c-type cytochrome — MKSSLITLAMALSVAAPAMADEALAKSKNCMACHAVDKKLVGPAYKEVAKKYAGKGAEATLVEHVMKGSKGIWGPVPMPANAQVNEAEAKKLVAWILSLK, encoded by the coding sequence ATGAAAAGCTCCCTGATCACCCTCGCAATGGCACTGTCCGTCGCAGCACCTGCGATGGCGGACGAGGCTCTGGCCAAGTCCAAGAACTGCATGGCCTGCCATGCCGTCGACAAGAAGCTCGTCGGTCCTGCCTACAAGGAAGTGGCCAAGAAATACGCCGGCAAGGGCGCCGAGGCCACGCTGGTCGAGCATGTGATGAAGGGCAGCAAGGGCATCTGGGGCCCGGTACCCATGCCCGCCAACGCACAGGTCAACGAGGCCGAGGCCAAGAAGCTCGTGGCCTGGATTCTGTCGCTCAAGTAA
- the acs gene encoding acetate--CoA ligase — protein sequence MSASPSAIESVLVENRVFPPAESLVKAARISGMAGYEALCAEAEKDFEGFWARLARENVVWTKPFTQTLDESNAPFYKWFADGELNASANCLDKHMGTPVENKTAIIFEADGGEVTKVTYKELLARVSQFANALKARGVKKGDRVLIYMPMTIEGIVAMQACARIGATHSVVFGGFSAKAVQERIQDAGAVAVVTANYQLRGGKELPLKSIVDEAIASGGCESVKTVLVYERTPTAWNRVDGRDISFAEALEGQSTECAPVPVNAEHPLFVLYTSGSTGKPKGVQHSTGGYMLWAKLTMDWTFDIQPSDVFWCTADIGWVTGHTYITYGPLAAGATEVVFEGVPTYPKADRFWKMIERHKVSVFYTAPTAIRSLIKAADSDESVHPKQSDLSSLRILGSVGEPINPEAWMWYYKNVGGERCPIVDTWWQTENGGHLITPLPGATPLVPGSCTLPLPGIAAAIVDETGNDVPNGSGGILVIKRPWPSMIRTIWGDPERFKKSYFPEELKGYYLAGDGAVRDAKTAYFRVTGRIDDVLNVSGHRMGTMEIESALVAKTDLVAEAAVVGRPDDLTGEAICAFVVLKGPRPTGDEAARIAKELRDWVAKEIGPIAKPKDIRFGENLPKTRSGKIMRRLLRSLAKGEAITQDTSTLENPAILDQLAQNN from the coding sequence ATGAGTGCATCCCCTTCCGCCATCGAGTCCGTTCTGGTCGAGAACCGCGTCTTCCCCCCGGCCGAAAGCCTGGTGAAGGCGGCACGTATCTCCGGCATGGCCGGCTATGAGGCCCTGTGCGCCGAAGCCGAGAAGGACTTCGAGGGTTTCTGGGCGCGCCTGGCGCGCGAAAACGTGGTCTGGACCAAGCCCTTCACGCAGACCCTGGACGAATCCAATGCCCCGTTCTACAAGTGGTTTGCCGACGGTGAGCTCAACGCCAGCGCCAACTGCCTGGACAAGCACATGGGCACGCCGGTCGAGAACAAGACCGCCATCATCTTCGAGGCCGACGGCGGCGAGGTCACCAAGGTCACCTACAAGGAACTGCTCGCGCGCGTGAGCCAGTTTGCCAACGCACTCAAGGCGCGCGGCGTGAAGAAGGGCGACCGTGTGCTCATCTACATGCCCATGACCATAGAGGGCATCGTGGCCATGCAGGCCTGCGCGCGCATCGGCGCCACGCACAGCGTGGTCTTCGGTGGCTTCTCGGCCAAGGCCGTGCAGGAGCGCATCCAGGATGCAGGCGCCGTGGCCGTGGTCACCGCCAACTACCAGCTGCGCGGCGGCAAGGAGCTGCCGCTCAAGTCCATCGTCGACGAGGCCATTGCCTCGGGCGGCTGCGAGAGCGTCAAGACCGTGCTGGTGTACGAGCGCACGCCCACCGCCTGGAACCGCGTCGACGGCCGCGACATCTCGTTTGCCGAGGCCCTCGAAGGCCAGAGCACCGAATGCGCGCCGGTGCCCGTGAACGCCGAGCACCCGCTGTTCGTGCTCTACACCTCGGGCTCGACGGGCAAGCCCAAGGGTGTGCAGCATTCCACGGGCGGCTACATGCTGTGGGCCAAGCTCACCATGGACTGGACCTTCGACATCCAGCCCAGCGACGTCTTCTGGTGCACGGCCGACATCGGCTGGGTCACGGGCCACACCTACATCACCTACGGCCCGCTGGCCGCCGGTGCCACCGAGGTGGTCTTCGAGGGCGTGCCCACCTATCCCAAGGCCGATCGCTTCTGGAAGATGATCGAGCGCCACAAGGTCAGCGTGTTCTACACGGCGCCCACGGCCATCCGCTCGCTCATCAAGGCCGCCGACTCCGACGAGTCCGTCCATCCCAAGCAGTCCGATCTGTCGAGCCTGCGCATCCTGGGCAGCGTGGGTGAGCCCATCAACCCCGAAGCCTGGATGTGGTACTACAAAAACGTCGGCGGCGAGCGCTGCCCCATCGTCGACACCTGGTGGCAGACGGAGAACGGCGGCCACCTCATCACGCCGCTGCCTGGCGCCACGCCGCTGGTGCCGGGCTCGTGCACGCTGCCGCTGCCGGGCATTGCCGCCGCCATCGTCGACGAGACGGGCAACGACGTGCCCAATGGCTCGGGCGGCATCCTGGTCATCAAGCGCCCCTGGCCGTCCATGATCCGCACCATCTGGGGCGACCCCGAGCGTTTCAAGAAGAGCTACTTCCCCGAGGAGCTCAAGGGCTACTACCTGGCCGGCGACGGCGCGGTGCGCGATGCCAAGACCGCGTACTTCCGTGTCACGGGTCGTATCGACGACGTGCTCAACGTCTCGGGCCACCGCATGGGCACGATGGAGATCGAGTCTGCCCTGGTCGCCAAGACCGATCTGGTGGCCGAGGCCGCCGTGGTCGGCCGCCCCGACGACCTGACGGGTGAGGCCATCTGCGCCTTCGTGGTGCTCAAGGGCCCGCGCCCCACGGGCGATGAGGCAGCACGCATCGCCAAGGAGCTGCGCGACTGGGTGGCCAAGGAGATCGGCCCCATTGCCAAGCCCAAGGACATCCGCTTCGGCGAGAACCTGCCCAAGACCCGCAGCGGCAAGATCATGCGCCGCCTGCTGCGCTCGCTGGCCAAGGGCGAGGCCATCACCCAGGACACCAGCACCCTGGAAAATCCGGCGATCCTGGATCAGTTGGCGCAGAACAACTGA